A DNA window from Elephas maximus indicus isolate mEleMax1 chromosome 17, mEleMax1 primary haplotype, whole genome shotgun sequence contains the following coding sequences:
- the LOC126061061 gene encoding olfactory receptor 150-like — translation MAAGNHSMVTEFILAGLTEKPELQLPLFLFFLGAYVITVMGNLGMITLIVFSSHLHTPMYYFLSSLSFIDLCQSTVITPKMLGNFVTEENTISYPECMIQLYFFIVFAIAECHMLAVMAYDRYTAICNPLLYNVTMSYQVCSWLVVEVYMMGLIGATAHRVCMLRVVFCKAKIINHYFCDVFPLLELSCSSTYINEVVVLCFTVFNILAPTLAILGSYVSIIANILRISSTEGWSKAFRTCSSHILAVTLFYGSIAFMYLQPSNVSSMDQSKVSSVFYTIIVPMLNPLIYSLRNKDVKVALNKIIKKRLFCISKGV, via the coding sequence ATGGCAGCAGGAAATCATTCCATGGTGACTGAGTTCATTCTTGCTGGGCTGACAGAAAAGCCGGAACTCCAGCtccccctctttcttttcttcctaggagCCTATGTGATCACAGTGATGGGGAACCTGGGCATGATCACACTGATTGTGTTCAGTTCTCAcctgcacacccccatgtactatttcctcagcAGTTTGTCCTTCATTGATCTCTGCCAATCCACTGTCATTACTCCCAAAATGCTGGGGAActttgtgacagaggagaacacaATTTCTTACCCTGAATGCATGATTCAGctctatttctttattgtttttgctaTTGCAGAGTGTcatatgctggctgtgatggcataTGATCGATACACTGCCATCTGTAACCCATTGCTTTACAATGTCACCATGTCTTATCAGGTCTGCTCCTGGTTGGTAGTTGAGGTATATATGATGGGGTTGATTGGTGCTACAGCTCACAGAGTTTGCATGCTAAGAGTGGTTTTCTGCAAGGCTAAAATAATCAACCATTACTTCTGTGATGTTTTTCCACTACTGGAGCTCTCGTGCTCCAGCACTTATATCAATGAAGTGGTAGTTTTGTGCTTcactgtatttaatattcttgcaCCAACCTTGGCCATCCTTGGCTCCTATGTCTCTATCATTGCCAACATCCTGAGAATCAGCTCCACTGAGGGCTGGTCCAAAGCCTTCAGGACATGCAGCTCCCACATCTTGGCTGTTACACTCTTCTATGGTTCTATAGCATTCATGTACCTGCAACCATCAAATGTCAGCTCCATGGACCAAAGCaaagtgtcttctgtgttttataccaTTATTGTGCCAATGCTGAACCCTctgatctacagcctgaggaataaggatgtcaaagTTGCTCTCAATAAAATCATTAAGAAAAGATTATTTTGCATTAGCAAAGGTGTATAA